The Buchnera aphidicola (Hyalopterus amygdali) genome has a segment encoding these proteins:
- a CDS encoding flagellar hook assembly protein FlgD codes for MNATHINSSINNNITEKNINDLKNNSSALDLQKNFLGLLIAQIKNQDPTDPIKNTELTSQLAQINTATGIEKLNNTVGLFSNKINQSQNIQVSSLIGHHVMIPNSQIVHTEGIDTKFGLEVISDTTTINIKIMDNAGKIVYVKKINNLKSGIHSFVWDGKNLDKEEMKTGRYNVYISAKNKEKDVPAQVLSEALVNSIITSSSDPIIDLGAMGTTTLSKIRKILE; via the coding sequence ATGAATGCTACACATATTAATTCTTCTATAAATAATAATATAACTGAAAAAAATATTAATGATTTAAAAAATAACTCTAGTGCACTAGATTTACAAAAAAACTTTTTGGGTCTATTAATAGCACAAATTAAAAACCAAGACCCAACAGATCCCATTAAAAATACAGAATTAACATCACAGCTGGCTCAAATTAATACTGCAACTGGTATTGAAAAATTAAATAATACTGTTGGTCTTTTTTCTAATAAAATTAATCAAAGTCAAAATATACAAGTATCTTCATTAATTGGACATCATGTAATGATACCTAATTCTCAAATTGTACATACTGAAGGCATTGATACAAAATTTGGATTAGAAGTAATTAGTGACACAACAACCATAAATATTAAAATTATGGACAATGCAGGAAAAATTGTATACGTTAAAAAAATAAATAATTTAAAATCTGGTATTCATAGTTTTGTATGGGATGGTAAAAATCTAGATAAAGAAGAGATGAAAACAGGAAGATATAATGTTTATATTTCAGCGAAGAATAAAGAAAAAGATGTTCCCGCACAAGTTTTAAGTGAAGCTTTAGTAAATAGTATTATTACTTCTTCTTCAGATCCAATTATTGATTTGGGGGCTATGGGGACAACAACCTTATCTAAAATCCGTAAAATTCTTGAATAA
- the flgA gene encoding flagellar basal body P-ring formation chaperone FlgA, with translation MQLIKIFFYLFISFLSFQPFNVHAWNLVDELNNFFKKEYFLKTRNIKVIIHTPLKKKLICEKPVFSLVNNIHDFGLIDIILMCGSQKQYLQIELQVEGEYIIAKKKISRGTKIAERDLKSIVGRLDVLPRGTYFNKKDVINRVNLRDIFPFQPITSFITRPCWLIKNNQQVTVKLQGKNFEIILIGKSLNHGNRREKIRVKIKSGKILTGIISKRGEVVVIL, from the coding sequence ATGCAATTAATTAAAATATTTTTTTATTTATTTATTTCATTTTTGTCTTTTCAACCTTTTAACGTGCATGCATGGAATTTAGTTGATGAATTAAACAATTTTTTTAAAAAAGAATACTTTCTTAAAACAAGAAATATAAAAGTGATAATACATACTCCATTAAAAAAAAAACTAATTTGTGAAAAACCTGTTTTCTCATTAGTTAATAATATTCACGATTTTGGTTTAATTGATATTATTTTAATGTGTGGTTCTCAAAAACAATATTTACAAATTGAATTACAAGTAGAAGGCGAATATATTATAGCAAAGAAAAAAATATCTCGTGGCACAAAAATTGCCGAAAGAGACTTGAAAAGTATAGTAGGCAGACTAGATGTATTACCTCGTGGTACATATTTTAATAAAAAAGATGTTATTAATAGAGTAAACTTACGTGATATTTTTCCTTTTCAACCAATTACATCTTTTATTACCCGTCCTTGCTGGTTAATTAAAAATAATCAACAGGTGACTGTAAAACTACAAGGAAAAAATTTTGAAATTATTTTGATAGGAAAATCTCTAAATCATGGAAATCGAAGAGAAAAAATACGCGTAAAAATAAAAAGTGGTAAAATATTAACTGGAATAATTTCTAAAAGGGGCGAAGTAGTAGTTATTTTATAA
- the flgN gene encoding flagellar export chaperone FlgN: MKKLINTIKEIGMILISLEKLIKKENKYLISSEINIKKIELITKEKEFFLKKLAFLTKIKVLLEKKYNVFFPYSGHDELNYRWNKILSICSFLKKKNQDNKRILNQKFYLNERFLSILKKNHADKKNSIYNIDGNLES; encoded by the coding sequence ATGAAAAAATTAATAAATACAATTAAAGAAATAGGAATGATTCTTATTTCTCTAGAAAAATTAATTAAAAAAGAAAATAAGTATTTGATTTCTTCAGAAATCAATATCAAAAAAATAGAGTTAATTACAAAAGAAAAAGAGTTTTTTTTAAAAAAACTTGCTTTTTTAACAAAGATAAAAGTATTACTTGAAAAAAAATATAATGTTTTTTTCCCCTATTCGGGTCATGATGAATTAAATTATAGATGGAATAAAATATTATCTATATGTTCTTTTTTAAAGAAAAAAAATCAAGATAATAAAAGAATATTAAATCAAAAATTCTATTTAAATGAACGTTTTTTAAGTATTTTAAAAAAAAATCACGCCGATAAAAAAAATTCAATATATAATATTGATGGTAATCTAGAAAGTTAA
- the minC gene encoding septum site-determining protein MinC: protein MQKIPIELKGSNFTLLVLYLNSNNLDLINKLLYKKIQECPKFFKNAPIIVNVSNLKNEINWRKIQEIIISHGFYIVGISGCKDSYFKKIIIESGLPILSEGKKSSKNKDFSSFSNDYILKKRKNDQRTRIKKIKKTHIINTPVRSGQKVYAKNSDLVIINNVSAGAELVADGNIHVYGSVRGRVLAGANGDITSKIFCTTLFAELVSVSGRYWLSDQIPSHFVGKSAQIYLKNKFLTINSLC, encoded by the coding sequence ATGCAAAAAATTCCTATTGAACTAAAAGGTAGTAATTTCACATTACTAGTTTTGTATCTAAATAGTAATAATTTAGATTTAATTAATAAATTGTTATATAAAAAGATTCAAGAATGTCCAAAATTTTTTAAAAATGCACCCATTATTGTTAATGTATCAAACTTAAAAAATGAAATAAATTGGAGAAAAATACAGGAAATTATTATTTCGCATGGTTTTTATATTGTAGGTATTAGTGGATGCAAAGATAGTTATTTTAAAAAAATTATTATTGAATCTGGATTACCTATTTTATCAGAAGGAAAAAAAAGCAGTAAAAATAAAGATTTCAGTTCTTTTTCAAATGATTATATTTTAAAAAAAAGAAAAAATGATCAACGAACACGTATAAAAAAAATAAAAAAAACTCATATTATCAATACACCAGTACGATCAGGACAAAAAGTCTATGCAAAAAATTCTGATTTGGTGATAATAAATAATGTAAGTGCTGGAGCTGAATTAGTGGCAGACGGTAATATCCATGTATATGGATCTGTTCGTGGTAGAGTTCTTGCTGGTGCTAATGGCGATATTACAAGTAAAATATTTTGTACAACATTGTTTGCAGAATTGGTATCAGTATCCGGAAGGTATTGGTTATCAGATCAAATACCATCACATTTTGTTGGAAAATCAGCTCAAATTTACTTAAAAAATAAATTTTTAACTATTAATTCTCTTTGTTAA
- the rsmC gene encoding 16S rRNA (guanine(1207)-N(2))-methyltransferase RsmC, producing the protein MIFCHDSKIILRNKEIFKNKKVFFSGNIQDTLPINLSTIKSKVHLQTNQDLIHFNNSININFYNKLLISKKTVKNYDTIIYYWPKNKSEAYFQLCNLLSCFSIGSNVFIVGSNSSGIKSAKKILEKWIKLDKVDNAYHSILMSGILLSKTKFVLNNFFNTHIWKNLIIKSLPGVFGYKKIDEGSKLLASTFCEKIHGKILDVGCGSGFLSVSILRQSPECFITMIDRQMSALISSQATLDANFLNGEILLSDIYSNVSKKFNMIISNPPFHNDLKINFDVTKKIILNSIKYLRKNGELRFVTNTCFSYDCYLKKYFSKFFIIQKNNKYKVYQALN; encoded by the coding sequence TTGATATTTTGTCACGATAGTAAAATTATATTACGTAATAAAGAGATTTTTAAAAATAAAAAAGTTTTTTTTTCAGGTAATATACAAGATACATTACCTATAAATTTATCAACTATAAAAAGTAAAGTTCATCTTCAAACAAATCAAGACTTAATTCACTTTAATAACAGTATAAATATTAATTTTTATAATAAATTATTGATTTCAAAAAAAACAGTAAAAAACTACGATACTATTATTTATTATTGGCCAAAGAATAAATCTGAAGCATATTTTCAATTATGTAATTTACTATCCTGTTTTTCTATTGGAAGCAATGTTTTTATTGTTGGAAGCAATTCTAGTGGTATAAAAAGTGCAAAAAAAATATTAGAAAAATGGATTAAATTAGATAAAGTAGATAATGCATATCATTCTATTTTAATGTCAGGTATTCTTTTAAGTAAAACTAAATTTGTGTTAAACAATTTTTTTAATACACACATTTGGAAAAATTTAATTATAAAATCGCTACCTGGTGTTTTCGGTTATAAAAAAATAGATGAAGGCAGTAAATTACTTGCATCAACTTTTTGTGAAAAAATTCATGGAAAAATACTAGACGTTGGATGCGGTTCAGGTTTTTTATCAGTATCTATATTAAGACAATCACCAGAGTGTTTTATAACAATGATAGATAGACAAATGTCTGCATTAATATCAAGTCAAGCTACTCTTGATGCAAATTTTTTAAATGGGGAAATTTTACTAAGTGACATTTATTCAAATGTTTCTAAAAAATTTAATATGATTATTTCTAATCCACCTTTTCATAATGATTTAAAAATTAATTTTGATGTAACAAAAAAAATAATATTAAATTCTATAAAATATTTAAGAAAAAATGGTGAATTAAGATTTGTTACAAATACTTGTTTTAGCTATGATTGTTATTTAAAAAAATATTTTTCTAAATTTTTTATTATACAAAAAAATAATAAATATAAGGTTTATCAAGCACTGAATTAA
- the murJ gene encoding murein biosynthesis integral membrane protein MurJ has translation MNLLRSLMSVSFMTLISRILGFSRDLLIAHIFGASMFTDSFFIAFKIPNLLRRIFSEGAFSQSFIPILIDYKNNKNKKYVQEFISSTSGFIILIISIITILGIIFSYYLILISAPGFFKSLEKIQLSCSLLKIIFPYILFISLSSLYSSILNSCNYFFIPSLSPSILNISIIFFTFFFNSYFEPSIFALGWSVILGGVLQLCYQLPYLYKIKMLFLPSINFNNIGLLKILKKMGPSVICFSANQVSLIFNTIFTSLLHSGSISWMYYADRLIEFPISMIGVSLSTILFTSFSKIYSNRKKIEYKLLLNSGLHFALILSVPTSVMLFMLSKPLVIILFQYGKFTNFDVLMTKKALELYSFGLVSSILVKILISSFYASQEVNIPARISIFTLFLTQLMNPFLIFYFQHAGLALSFSIASWINFFLLYWKLHKQKIVYFKFSDIIFIIRLLISTLVMLFFLIFILYFIPSWNIGSFFDKITRLFTIFLFSGIVYLISLYFLKINLLNYANRLFKKK, from the coding sequence ATGAATCTTTTAAGATCCTTAATGTCAGTAAGCTTCATGACCTTGATATCACGTATACTAGGTTTTTCTCGCGACCTGTTGATTGCTCATATATTTGGAGCATCTATGTTTACTGACTCTTTTTTTATTGCTTTTAAAATTCCTAATCTATTACGTCGAATTTTTTCCGAAGGAGCATTTTCTCAATCTTTTATACCTATTTTAATCGATTATAAAAATAATAAAAATAAAAAATATGTACAGGAGTTTATTAGTTCTACATCTGGTTTTATAATATTAATTATATCTATTATTACAATATTAGGAATAATTTTTTCTTATTATCTTATTTTAATTAGTGCTCCGGGATTTTTTAAATCACTGGAAAAAATACAATTATCCTGTTCTTTGTTAAAAATAATTTTTCCTTATATTTTATTCATTTCCTTATCTTCTTTATATTCATCTATTTTAAATAGTTGTAATTATTTTTTTATACCATCTTTATCTCCCAGTATTTTAAACATTAGTATTATTTTTTTTACATTTTTTTTTAATTCCTATTTTGAACCGTCTATTTTTGCTTTAGGCTGGTCTGTGATCTTAGGTGGGGTACTGCAATTATGTTATCAGTTGCCATATTTATATAAAATAAAAATGCTGTTTCTTCCTAGTATTAATTTTAATAACATTGGTCTTTTAAAAATTTTAAAAAAAATGGGTCCTTCTGTTATCTGTTTTTCTGCAAATCAAGTTTCTTTAATTTTTAATACTATTTTTACTTCTTTGCTTCATTCTGGTTCAATATCTTGGATGTATTATGCTGATCGGTTAATTGAATTTCCAATAAGCATGATAGGAGTTTCTTTAAGTACAATTTTATTTACATCTTTTTCTAAAATTTATTCCAATAGAAAAAAGATAGAATATAAACTATTATTAAATTCAGGTCTGCATTTCGCTTTAATTTTGTCTGTACCTACTTCTGTTATGCTATTTATGTTATCAAAACCATTAGTTATTATCTTATTTCAATATGGTAAATTTACTAATTTTGATGTTTTAATGACAAAAAAAGCATTAGAATTATATTCTTTTGGTTTAGTTTCTTCTATTTTAGTAAAGATTTTAATCTCATCTTTTTATGCATCTCAAGAAGTAAATATTCCAGCAAGAATTTCAATCTTCACATTATTTTTAACACAATTAATGAATCCATTTTTAATTTTTTATTTTCAACATGCAGGTCTTGCTTTATCTTTTAGTATAGCTAGTTGGATAAATTTTTTTTTACTATACTGGAAGTTACATAAACAAAAAATAGTTTATTTTAAATTTAGCGATATTATTTTTATTATTCGCTTGTTAATTTCAACATTAGTTATGTTATTTTTTTTGATTTTTATACTATATTTCATTCCTTCTTGGAATATTGGTTCATTTTTTGATAAAATAACACGCTTGTTTACTATTTTTTTATTTTCTGGAATAGTATATTTAATTAGCTTATATTTTTTAAAAATAAATTTATTAAATTATGCTAATAGGCTATTCAAGAAAAAATAA
- a CDS encoding OmpA family protein, with the protein MKKQALTIILLLVSLVTNVQAKENDGWYFGTKLGWSTFNVDQYKNKNINNKNTHGHELSGAPILGLFLGYEFNPYFALEIENDTTGFFPYLMLKKNIENKQINSIQLATKLSYPITDELKIYTRLGGMMFWDNLFSKEDLRHIFTKNSALFPNVSLGAEYTFNEEFITRLDYTWKSSVEKVMNLSMKPNLGDAVLSFAWKFGKSSINDMFSSYSIPESENKQYVALNESINFPFNSTELKPISNDKLQNLNNKIKNIQSKNVFIMLSGHADKIGNKEYNQKLSEDRAYVIKNYFTSHGISQDQISIQGMGDEYPLTDQICKDISSKPLLVSCLAPDRRVEIEVLSD; encoded by the coding sequence ATGAAAAAACAAGCTCTTACTATAATTTTATTATTAGTAAGCTTAGTTACTAATGTCCAAGCAAAAGAAAACGATGGTTGGTATTTCGGCACTAAATTAGGATGGTCTACCTTTAACGTAGATCAATACAAAAATAAAAATATAAATAACAAAAATACACATGGTCATGAGTTATCTGGTGCACCTATTTTAGGATTGTTTTTAGGTTATGAATTTAATCCTTATTTCGCTCTTGAAATAGAAAATGATACAACAGGATTTTTTCCTTATTTAATGCTTAAAAAGAATATAGAAAATAAACAAATTAATAGTATCCAACTTGCTACAAAATTATCGTATCCAATAACAGATGAACTAAAAATTTATACCCGATTAGGTGGTATGATGTTTTGGGATAATTTATTTTCTAAAGAAGATTTGAGACATATTTTTACTAAAAATAGTGCTTTATTTCCTAATGTGTCTTTAGGTGCCGAATATACATTTAATGAAGAATTTATTACTAGGTTAGATTATACTTGGAAAAGCAGTGTAGAAAAGGTAATGAACTTGTCTATGAAACCTAATTTAGGGGATGCTGTTCTTTCTTTTGCATGGAAATTTGGAAAATCTAGTATTAATGATATGTTTTCATCATATTCTATTCCTGAATCTGAAAACAAACAATATGTTGCACTTAATGAAAGTATTAATTTCCCATTTAATAGCACAGAATTAAAACCTATTTCTAATGATAAATTGCAAAACTTAAATAATAAAATAAAAAATATCCAATCAAAAAATGTTTTTATTATGTTATCTGGTCATGCTGACAAAATAGGAAATAAAGAATATAATCAAAAATTATCTGAAGATCGTGCATATGTAATTAAAAATTATTTTACTTCACATGGTATTTCGCAAGATCAAATAAGTATTCAAGGTATGGGGGATGAATATCCATTGACTGATCAGATATGTAAAGATATATCAAGTAAGCCTTTATTAGTTAGTTGTTTAGCACCTGATCGTCGTGTAGAAATTGAAGTTTTATCTGATTAA
- the pyrC gene encoding dihydroorotase, giving the protein MSEYLKKITIIKPDDWHVHLRDNEILKKVSQYTAKFYKRAIIMPNLNKPITNCLEAITYRHEILNSMESNNKFDPLMICYLTNETSLEELNLGFIKKIFVGAKLYPYSCTTNSKKGIKNVKNIYHILEMMEKIKMPLLIHGEENDTSIDIYDREAKFIENTLEILRKKFPELKIILEHVTTQDAVSYIEEANSPYLAGTITPHHLMFNRNNMFINGIQPYLYCLPILKRKKHQMALRKAIANGSKNFFLGSDTAPHFHRNKINFFGYAGIFNAPCSFLCYVSVFEEMKALKYLQSFCSENGPKFYNMPINKDTITIVKKPYKVMKKIKIGDNIIVPFLSGKKLDWSIEI; this is encoded by the coding sequence ATGTCTGAATATTTAAAAAAAATTACAATTATAAAACCTGATGATTGGCATGTTCATTTAAGAGATAATGAAATTTTAAAAAAAGTGTCTCAATATACTGCAAAATTTTATAAACGCGCAATTATTATGCCAAATCTTAATAAACCTATTACAAATTGTCTAGAAGCGATAACTTATCGTCATGAAATTTTAAATTCTATGGAATCAAATAATAAATTTGATCCATTAATGATCTGTTATTTAACAAATGAAACTTCTCTTGAAGAATTAAATTTAGGTTTTATTAAAAAAATATTTGTCGGAGCTAAATTATATCCATATAGCTGTACAACTAATTCAAAAAAAGGCATAAAAAATGTGAAAAATATTTATCATATTCTCGAAATGATGGAAAAAATAAAAATGCCATTACTCATTCATGGAGAAGAAAATGATACAAGTATCGATATATATGATAGAGAAGCAAAATTTATTGAAAACACTTTAGAAATACTACGAAAAAAATTTCCAGAATTAAAAATAATATTAGAACATGTTACCACACAAGATGCAGTTTCATATATTGAAGAAGCTAATTCTCCATATTTAGCAGGAACAATTACGCCACATCATTTGATGTTCAATCGAAACAATATGTTTATTAATGGAATTCAACCATATTTGTATTGCTTACCTATTCTAAAAAGAAAAAAACATCAAATGGCTTTAAGAAAAGCTATAGCGAATGGTAGCAAAAATTTTTTTTTAGGAAGTGATACAGCGCCACATTTTCATAGAAACAAAATTAATTTTTTCGGTTATGCCGGAATATTTAATGCACCATGTTCTTTTCTATGCTACGTTAGTGTTTTTGAAGAAATGAAAGCATTAAAATATTTACAATCATTCTGTTCTGAAAATGGACCGAAATTTTATAATATGCCAATTAATAAAGATACTATTACAATAGTTAAAAAACCTTATAAAGTTATGAAAAAAATTAAAATAGGAGATAATATAATTGTACCTTTTTTATCAGGAAAAAAATTAGATTGGTCTATTGAAATATAA
- the flgC gene encoding flagellar basal body rod protein FlgC: MSLLNIIDIAGSAMTAQSEKINIIASNIANAESIISKEGKFYPYLAKKVIFKLNPIKNSLIGGVKIANIVNDPNPTQLIYDPNNPLSNKKGYVLTSNVNPITETINHISASRNYQANIEVMKTAKFMIMKTLSIGE, encoded by the coding sequence ATGTCTTTATTAAATATAATTGATATTGCAGGTTCAGCTATGACAGCTCAATCAGAAAAAATTAACATTATTGCTAGTAACATAGCTAATGCAGAAAGTATAATATCTAAAGAAGGGAAGTTTTATCCGTATCTTGCAAAAAAAGTTATTTTTAAATTAAATCCAATAAAAAATTCATTAATTGGCGGTGTAAAAATTGCTAATATAGTAAACGATCCAAATCCAACTCAACTAATATATGATCCCAACAATCCTTTATCTAATAAAAAAGGATACGTTTTAACTTCTAATGTTAATCCTATAACAGAAACAATAAATCACATTTCGGCTTCAAGAAATTACCAAGCTAATATAGAAGTAATGAAAACAGCAAAATTTATGATAATGAAAACATTATCAATTGGAGAATAA
- the flgB gene encoding flagellar basal body rod protein FlgB has protein sequence MFSKINKMLDFNKKILNLYAKRQEILSSNIANSDTPNYKSRDINFKDEINKIIKKNHSMINLKKTSLHHLSPKKDDYSILQLNFIKDTKVKSNGNTVNMNRERIEFIKNMLKYEENIVFIKNEIKNIMHVLKG, from the coding sequence ATGTTTTCTAAAATAAACAAAATGCTTGATTTTAATAAAAAAATATTAAATTTATATGCTAAAAGACAAGAAATTTTATCATCAAATATAGCAAATTCTGACACACCTAACTATAAATCAAGAGACATTAATTTTAAAGATGAAATAAATAAAATAATAAAAAAAAATCATTCAATGATTAATTTAAAAAAAACTTCTTTACATCATTTAAGTCCAAAAAAAGATGATTATTCTATTTTGCAGTTAAATTTTATAAAAGATACAAAAGTGAAATCAAATGGTAATACAGTAAATATGAATCGGGAAAGAATTGAATTTATAAAAAATATGTTAAAATACGAAGAAAATATAGTATTCATAAAAAATGAAATCAAAAATATTATGCACGTATTAAAAGGATAA